In Candidatus Binatia bacterium, the following are encoded in one genomic region:
- a CDS encoding MFS transporter — translation IASGYPFVLWGSAMTAWLKEAGLTRSAIGVFGTVAAVYSLHFLWSPLVDRVRIPLLGRLGQRRGWILAMQIPLALCTLALSFFDPAQSVRSVGLLALAIAFFSATQDVAIDAYRVEIIPREETAKIAHASAFTTAGWWAGYGILGAVPFLLADRPGWTWNRIYVLLAAAWLPLMAAVFAVRESGQRRDRFDEAERSYEKALARYAAPGRWARFTAWLSVTLLEPLREFFARTGARLGIGVFLFLLLFKLGEAFLGRMAIVFYKEVGYTDAQIGTFSKFGTGLVTIAFSMLGGLLNARIGLIRGLYVGGLAMASSNLMFSWIALDAARVGHPSTGLLAAAIAVDGFTSAMSTVAFVAFISYLTSHTYTATQYALLAALGTLGRTVVSGASGFVVDALHGNWSLFFVITAVMVLPSLVLLLYVARLLRERALHWS, via the coding sequence ATCGCGAGCGGCTATCCCTTCGTCCTCTGGGGCTCCGCCATGACCGCCTGGCTCAAGGAAGCCGGGCTCACGCGTTCCGCGATCGGCGTCTTCGGCACCGTGGCGGCCGTCTATTCACTGCACTTCCTCTGGTCGCCCCTGGTCGACCGGGTTCGCATCCCGCTCCTCGGCCGGCTGGGGCAGCGCCGCGGCTGGATCTTGGCCATGCAGATCCCGCTCGCGCTCTGCACCCTGGCCCTCTCGTTCTTCGATCCCGCGCAGAGCGTTCGCTCGGTGGGTCTCCTCGCGCTCGCCATCGCGTTCTTCTCGGCCACGCAGGACGTGGCGATCGATGCCTATCGCGTCGAGATCATCCCGCGCGAGGAGACCGCGAAGATCGCGCACGCGTCCGCCTTCACCACCGCGGGCTGGTGGGCGGGATACGGCATCCTGGGCGCCGTGCCCTTCCTCCTGGCGGATCGTCCCGGCTGGACCTGGAACCGCATCTACGTCCTGCTGGCGGCCGCATGGCTGCCGCTCATGGCGGCGGTCTTCGCGGTGCGGGAGAGTGGGCAGCGACGCGACCGATTCGACGAGGCGGAGCGGAGCTACGAGAAGGCGCTGGCGCGCTACGCGGCTCCGGGGCGCTGGGCCCGATTCACCGCTTGGCTCAGCGTGACGCTGCTGGAGCCGCTGCGTGAGTTCTTCGCGCGCACCGGCGCACGGCTCGGCATCGGCGTGTTCCTCTTTCTGCTCCTGTTCAAGCTGGGGGAAGCGTTCCTCGGCCGGATGGCGATCGTGTTCTACAAGGAGGTCGGGTACACGGACGCGCAGATCGGAACCTTCTCGAAGTTCGGAACGGGCCTGGTCACGATCGCTTTCTCGATGCTGGGCGGCCTCCTGAACGCGCGAATCGGACTGATTCGCGGGCTGTACGTCGGAGGACTGGCGATGGCCTCATCGAATCTCATGTTCTCCTGGATCGCCCTCGACGCCGCGCGGGTCGGGCATCCCAGCACGGGGCTGCTCGCGGCGGCGATCGCGGTGGATGGCTTCACGTCGGCCATGTCCACGGTGGCCTTCGTGGCCTTCATCTCCTATCTGACCAGCCACACCTACACGGCCACCCAGTACGCGCTGCTGGCGGCCCTCGGCACGCTGGGACGAACCGTGGTCTCCGGGGCAAGCGGGTTCGTCGTGGACGCCCTCCATGGAAACTGGTCGCTCTTCTTCGTGATCACGGCTGTGATGGTGCTACCGAGCCTGGTGCTGCTGCTGTACGTGGCAAGGCTGCTCCGGGAGCGGGCGCTTCACTGGAGCTAG